The Synechococcus sp. MU1643 genome contains a region encoding:
- a CDS encoding peptidylprolyl isomerase: protein MRRLRSWTLLLLIPLLVSCSPSPRALVVTGCADAQAACLQGLAAVTMQTSQGEFTIEVNGDAAPLTSGNFIDLVRRGTYDGTMFHRVVREPFPFVVQGGDPQSSDRSVPLGQLGTGSFVDPDNGQARMIPLEIKFRSEPQPRYSRVSTNPAELDALELPHERGAVAMARSQAPDSASAQFYVALRPLPELDGRYAVFGRVVDGMEVVDAIQQGDRITGAAISE from the coding sequence ATGCGTCGTCTTCGTTCCTGGACTCTGCTGCTGCTCATCCCGTTGTTGGTGAGTTGCAGCCCATCCCCGCGAGCTTTGGTGGTGACGGGTTGTGCCGATGCTCAGGCGGCCTGCCTGCAGGGGCTGGCCGCCGTCACCATGCAGACGAGCCAGGGCGAGTTCACAATCGAAGTGAACGGCGATGCCGCTCCCCTCACCTCCGGCAATTTCATTGATCTGGTGCGGCGCGGCACCTATGACGGAACGATGTTCCACCGCGTTGTTCGCGAGCCCTTCCCCTTCGTGGTGCAGGGGGGCGATCCGCAATCCAGTGATCGATCGGTTCCCCTGGGGCAGCTCGGCACCGGCAGTTTTGTGGATCCAGATAACGGTCAGGCGCGGATGATCCCGCTTGAGATCAAGTTCCGATCCGAGCCGCAACCCCGTTACAGCAGGGTAAGCACCAACCCTGCTGAACTTGATGCTCTGGAGTTGCCCCATGAGCGTGGGGCGGTGGCCATGGCCCGCTCTCAGGCTCCTGACTCAGCCAGCGCCCAGTTCTATGTGGCATTGCGTCCCTTGCCGGAACTCGACGGTCGTTACGCCGTCTTCGGACGTGTTGTGGATGGCATGGAAGTGGTGGATGCGATCCAGCAAGGGGATCGCATTACCGGTGCAGCAATAAGCGAGTGA
- a CDS encoding N2,N2-dimethylguanosine tRNA methyltransferase encodes MTSTDHHYREGLAELSLGPGFFRPESRPARDLSVLLARHQILHATRPLRWLDLMAGCGIRPLRWGLEALGNQAVETELWINDGDPDRLPLIQANVQGLGCSTRLTADAADLLLHRSIVQRHWFDFIDLDAFGSPGPLIQPALQALRFDGLLFLASTDGRSPTGHDRPGAIRSLGAAARAHPSSWEMALRQQIGLVARQAWMLGRGLQPLFSFSEGRTFRLALRLRRQIPAGDEKKLGLVARCESCGAQRVQPLLKLSGWPACDCVAGQGRWSISGPLWIGPLQEQKLLQHLLADAQQLGRQQISPATFRLMQRLQADPGDRPTVWPTDELARRLGIGGPPALGPLVQALQAAGYRASASGVMAGQVRTDAGLPQLLQICTSLRGEGI; translated from the coding sequence CTGACCTCAACCGATCATCACTATCGCGAAGGTTTGGCTGAGCTCAGCCTTGGTCCAGGCTTTTTCAGGCCTGAGTCGCGTCCGGCCCGGGACCTGTCAGTGTTGTTGGCCCGTCACCAGATTCTTCACGCCACGCGGCCCCTGCGCTGGCTTGATCTGATGGCTGGTTGCGGGATCCGGCCCCTGCGCTGGGGGTTGGAGGCGCTGGGCAACCAGGCCGTTGAGACAGAGCTCTGGATCAACGATGGGGATCCAGATCGGCTGCCCCTGATCCAGGCCAATGTGCAGGGGCTGGGGTGTTCAACGCGGCTCACAGCTGATGCCGCAGACCTACTGCTGCACCGGTCGATTGTTCAGCGACACTGGTTCGATTTCATCGACCTTGATGCCTTCGGCTCTCCTGGGCCTCTGATTCAGCCGGCGCTCCAAGCCCTTCGCTTCGACGGCCTGTTGTTTCTGGCCTCCACGGATGGCCGGTCCCCCACTGGCCATGACCGGCCGGGTGCAATCCGCAGCCTTGGAGCCGCCGCTCGCGCCCACCCTTCCAGCTGGGAAATGGCCCTGCGTCAGCAGATCGGGCTGGTGGCGCGGCAAGCCTGGATGCTGGGGCGCGGACTGCAGCCGCTGTTCAGCTTCAGTGAAGGCCGCACCTTTCGTCTGGCCCTGCGCCTGCGGCGCCAGATCCCAGCGGGCGATGAAAAGAAGCTTGGGCTGGTGGCCCGTTGCGAAAGCTGTGGTGCTCAACGGGTGCAGCCTCTGCTCAAGCTCAGCGGCTGGCCGGCCTGTGACTGCGTAGCTGGACAGGGGCGGTGGAGCATCAGCGGCCCGTTGTGGATCGGTCCCTTGCAGGAGCAGAAGCTGTTGCAGCATCTGCTTGCCGATGCTCAACAGCTGGGGCGTCAGCAGATCAGCCCCGCCACGTTTCGGCTGATGCAGCGCCTGCAGGCGGATCCCGGAGATCGCCCCACGGTCTGGCCCACTGATGAGCTGGCTCGGCGGCTGGGCATCGGTGGGCCGCCAGCTCTGGGGCCATTGGTCCAGGCGCTCCAGGCCGCGGGCTATCGCGCCAGTGCCAGCGGCGTCATGGCAGGGCAGGTGCGAACCGATGCTGGATTACCGCAGCTGTTACAGATCTGCACCAGCCTGCGGGGGGAAGGGATTTAA
- the ilvN gene encoding acetolactate synthase small subunit: MKHTLSVVVEDESGALSRIAGLFARRGFNIDSLAVGPAEAEGQSRLTMVVEGDDQTLQQMTKQLDKLVNVLQVLDLTQRPAVERELMLLKVSAPATSRGAVIELVQVFRAKVVDVADEALTLEVVGDPGKLVALERLMAPFGILEIARTGKVALERASGVNTEMLKVSPSQNRVPA; encoded by the coding sequence ATGAAACACACCCTTTCGGTGGTGGTTGAGGACGAATCCGGCGCACTCAGCCGGATCGCAGGACTCTTCGCCCGACGCGGCTTCAACATCGACAGTCTGGCCGTCGGCCCAGCAGAGGCCGAAGGGCAGTCGCGCCTCACCATGGTGGTGGAGGGCGATGACCAGACGCTCCAGCAGATGACCAAACAGCTGGACAAACTGGTGAACGTACTTCAGGTTCTCGACCTAACCCAGCGCCCGGCCGTGGAACGGGAACTGATGCTGCTCAAAGTTTCAGCACCGGCGACATCCCGGGGCGCCGTGATCGAACTCGTTCAGGTGTTCAGGGCCAAGGTGGTGGACGTGGCCGATGAAGCCCTGACCCTGGAAGTGGTGGGGGATCCCGGGAAGCTGGTGGCCCTTGAACGGTTGATGGCCCCCTTCGGCATCCTGGAAATCGCCCGCACCGGCAAGGTGGCCCTTGAGCGAGCCTCAGGAGTGAACACGGAAATGCTCAAAGTGTCTCCAAGCCAGAACCGCGTGCCGGCCTGA
- a CDS encoding alpha/beta fold hydrolase: MPPAAVQTAEWGVQSTWPWRGWPCHWRVSGPEAGPALLLLHGFGAASGHWRHCAPRLADQGWRVYSLDLLGFGQSAQPARPMDNRLWALQVCAFLDQVVQGPAVVIGNSLGGLTALTAAVLAPNQVRAVVAAPLPDPALIQPLPKRRAPWRRRWQRRLLALVLHLLPLELVVPLIARTGLLKTGLQGAYWQSIQSDRELAQLIARPARRPTAARALRGMSLGMANRPRGATAPALLEQLRAPMLLIWGRQDRFVPLAIGESVAASHSELELKVLDRCGHCPHDEAPDRFLAVLLPWLDRNLGGTDRQGTTSGDETHPFGGG; the protein is encoded by the coding sequence GTGCCGCCTGCTGCTGTCCAGACTGCCGAGTGGGGTGTCCAGAGCACCTGGCCGTGGAGGGGCTGGCCCTGCCACTGGCGGGTCAGCGGCCCTGAAGCGGGCCCTGCGCTGCTGCTGTTGCATGGTTTCGGCGCAGCCAGCGGACACTGGCGCCACTGCGCGCCACGTCTGGCTGATCAGGGCTGGCGGGTCTACAGCCTGGACCTGCTGGGATTCGGCCAATCCGCTCAGCCGGCGCGGCCGATGGACAACCGGCTCTGGGCCCTGCAGGTTTGTGCATTCCTCGATCAGGTGGTACAGGGGCCAGCGGTGGTGATCGGCAATTCCCTAGGGGGCTTAACAGCGCTCACCGCCGCGGTGTTGGCACCGAACCAGGTGCGGGCGGTGGTCGCCGCGCCCCTACCGGACCCTGCCCTGATTCAACCGCTGCCGAAACGACGGGCTCCCTGGCGGCGGCGTTGGCAGCGGCGCCTACTCGCACTGGTGCTGCACTTGCTTCCGCTTGAGCTTGTGGTGCCCTTGATCGCGCGCACTGGCTTACTCAAAACCGGGCTTCAGGGGGCCTATTGGCAATCGATCCAATCCGACCGAGAGCTGGCGCAGCTGATCGCCCGTCCTGCCCGACGCCCCACAGCCGCCCGGGCCCTGCGGGGCATGAGCCTGGGCATGGCCAACCGTCCCCGAGGCGCTACAGCCCCTGCACTGCTCGAACAACTGCGGGCACCCATGCTTCTGATCTGGGGCCGTCAGGATCGATTTGTACCCCTAGCCATCGGCGAATCCGTGGCCGCCAGTCACTCCGAACTCGAGCTGAAGGTGCTGGATCGCTGCGGTCATTGCCCCCACGACGAAGCGCCCGATCGATTCCTGGCTGTGTTGTTGCCCTGGCTGGACCGTAACTTGGGAGGAACAGACCGGCAGGGGACGACCAGCGGCGATGAAACACACCCTTTCGGTGGTGGTTGA
- the petM gene encoding cytochrome b6-f complex subunit PetM — MAAEIFGTAAIFWVLIPVGLAGGALLLKLQGDD; from the coding sequence ATGGCTGCTGAGATTTTTGGAACTGCTGCGATTTTCTGGGTCTTGATTCCCGTCGGCCTCGCTGGTGGTGCTCTGCTTCTGAAACTGCAGGGCGACGACTGA